The Pogona vitticeps strain Pit_001003342236 chromosome 6, PviZW2.1, whole genome shotgun sequence genome contains a region encoding:
- the BET1 gene encoding BET1 homolog isoform X1 has translation MARETAVGKRSCHRLHTAPKTEPGEGATGSNYGYTNSGYSVYEEENEKLTESLRSKVTAIKSLSIEIGAEVKQQNKILSEMDNDFDSTSGFLGATMGRLKILSRGSQTKLLCYMMLFSLFVFFVIYWIIKLR, from the exons ATGGCAAGGGAGACAGCAGTGGGCAAACGGAGTTGTCACAGGTTGCACACTGCCCCCAAAACAGAACCAG GTGAAGGAGCCACTGGCAGCAATTATGGCTACACCAATAGTGGGTACAGTGTATacgaggaagaaaatgaaaagctaACCGAAAGTTTGCGTTCAAAAGTTACTGCCATAAAATCA CTTTCCATTGAAATTGGAGCAGAGGttaaacagcaaaataaaatactaTCTGAAATG GACAATGACTTTGATTCAACAAGTGGATTTCTTGGTGCAACAATGGGTAGACTGAAAATTCTCTCCAGAGGAAGCCAGACAAAACTCTTATGCTACATGATGTTGTTCTCcctgtttgtcttttttgtaatttaCTGGATTATTAAACTGAGGTGA
- the BET1 gene encoding BET1 homolog isoform X2 has product MRRAGLGEGATGSNYGYTNSGYSVYEEENEKLTESLRSKVTAIKSLSIEIGAEVKQQNKILSEMDNDFDSTSGFLGATMGRLKILSRGSQTKLLCYMMLFSLFVFFVIYWIIKLR; this is encoded by the exons ATGAGGCGGGCCGGGCTGG GTGAAGGAGCCACTGGCAGCAATTATGGCTACACCAATAGTGGGTACAGTGTATacgaggaagaaaatgaaaagctaACCGAAAGTTTGCGTTCAAAAGTTACTGCCATAAAATCA CTTTCCATTGAAATTGGAGCAGAGGttaaacagcaaaataaaatactaTCTGAAATG GACAATGACTTTGATTCAACAAGTGGATTTCTTGGTGCAACAATGGGTAGACTGAAAATTCTCTCCAGAGGAAGCCAGACAAAACTCTTATGCTACATGATGTTGTTCTCcctgtttgtcttttttgtaatttaCTGGATTATTAAACTGAGGTGA